AAAAAGAGAGCTAAAGATAATAATAAAATCCAAATTAGCAGACCTAGAGCTTGAAAGTGGTATAAAAGTATCAAATGCTGTTGAAAAACTAATTCACAATATAAAAGGAGCATATATAATAGATGATGAAAATTCTATTAACAAATGATGATGGATATGATGCCGTAGGACTTAAAGCTTTAATAAAAGCTTTAACACCAATAGCAAAAGTAATGGTAGTAGCACCTGCAAAAAATAAATCTGCATGTGGTCACTCTTTAACTTTAGATAAGCCATTACGACTTATAAGCGTTGATGATGAATACTATAAAATAGATGATGCAACACCAACAGATTGTATATACTTATCTTTAGGTCACCTTTTTAAAAATGGTTACCGACCTGATTTAGTAATAAGCGGTATAAATATTGGTGCAAATATGGGAGAAGATATCACATATAGTGGAACAGCAAGTGCTGCAATGGAGGCTGTAATTCATGGAGTTCCAGCAATTGCCATATCTCAAGTTTGTAAAGATATGTGCAGAAGTATTGTTGTTGATTGGGATTTTGAGCTAGCTTGTAAGGTAATTTTAGATCTTATAGCTAGAATAAAAAATGGCTCTTTCCCACTAGCTGAAAGAAAGTTTTTAAATGTTAATATTCCACCTTTAAAAGTAAAAGATTGCAAAGGTGTAAAAATCACAAAAGCTGGATATAGAGAGTATGGAAATGATGCACATAGACATACAAATCCAAGAGGTGAAGAGTATTATTGGATAGGACTTCATCCATTAAGATGGAAACCTAGTCTTGATAGTTCTTGTGACTTTGAAGCTATAAAAGATGGCTATGTATCAATCAGTCCAATAATGCTAGATATGACATCTCATAGCGATATCAAAAATTTGGAAAATTGGCTAGAAAAATAAAAAACAAAAATTAAACAAAGGAAAGTCAAACTATGAATTTCACAAATTCAATTACAAAACATATAACAAAACTTGTAGGAACTCTAAAAAGTGAAGATGAACTTCAAGAAGTATTAAAAAGAAAATTTACAAAAAGAGAGTACAAAACTTTCATAGCTTTTGAAGAGGGTAAAAATATAGATGAAATAAAAACTATTTTAAAAGAAGAAGATACAAAAGAGGTAGAAAAAATCTACCAAACTGCTATTAAAAAGTTAAATCAAGAGATTTTTAAAAGGGAGTTAGTAGATTTATAAAAATCTACAACACCATTTTTATATCACTGTGCTCACCTAATAGTCTAAAAATCTCAGTTCTATCATCATCATTGTGTACTAGCATCTCCAAACTATAACTTTTGAATTTACCTTTTGAACTAGTTTTTGATGGTTTTAAGTTATGTTCTCGTTCAAAAATAACCTCTTTTACACATTTTTTAATATTACAAGTTTCCAAAACAACAAGTTTGTATTCCCAACTACAAGGGTAGTTTAACTCTAATTTTTTATCACTTAAATCTATCATCTTTTAAAATCTCCACTTTTTCCACCGCTTTTACTTTCAAGCTGAATATCTGAAATTATCATACTTTTATCAATAGCCTTTACCATATCATAAATTGTAAGAAGTCCAACACTAACACCTGTTAAAGCTTCCATCTCAACACCTGTTTGCCCATTTAATTTTGCTGTAACAAAAAGTTTAAAACTATTTGTTTGTGGTAACTCTTCTATATCACAATTAATTCCACTCAAAAGTAAAGGATGGCACATAGGTATTAATTCGCTTGTCTTTTTTGTCCCCATAATTGCCGCTATTACGGCTGTTTGCAAAACTGGACCTTTTTTAACAACATTTCCAATAATTGCATCATAAGCCTCTTTACTCATAGTAATCTTTCCACTTGCAACTGCAATTCTATGTGTCTCATTTTTTCCTGAAACATCTACCATTTTTGGTCTATTATTATCATCAATATGTGTTAAATTCATAATATATTCCTTAATATTTAAAAAAATTATTCTATTCTAATATAGATTAAATAGGAATTAAGTTTATTTAATTATAATCCAAGCTCAAATTTAAAAAGAAAGTGGGTGATTTTAGTGCCAGGCATTAAAGTTAGAGATAATGAATCTTTTGACGAAGCGTATAGAAGATTTAAAAAGCAATGTGATAGAAACCTTATAGTTACAGAAACAAGAGCTAGAAGATATTTTGAACCAATGACTGAAATCAGAAAAAAACAAAAAATTTCTGCTAGAAAGAAAATGCTTAAAAAATTATATATGCTTAGAAGATACGAATCTAGATTATAAGATTTATTATTTTCCAAGTAAAAGCCCAGTTCCTAGGAATTGGGCTTTTTTTATTTAGATTAACTTAAACAACACTAGACTAATAGCCATAACAAACATTCCCAAAGAAATCCCAACTATTGTTGTGTGAGCATTTCCATAGACTCTTGAAGCTGGTAAAAGCTCATCAAAAGAGATATAAACCATAATTCCAGCAACAATTCCAAAAACAATTGCCAAAGTAGCATCTCCCATAAAAGGAAGAAGCAAGAAAAATCCAACAACAGCACCAAGAGGTTCAGCTAGTCCTGAAAGTGTTGCATACCAAAATGCTTTTTTCTTCTCTCCAGTTGCGTGATAGATTGGTAAAGATACTGCCATTCCTTCTGGAATATTGTGAATAGCTATTGCAAATGCAATTGTAATACCAACTGTTGGGTTTTCTAAAGCTGAAACAAATGTAGCAAAACCTTCTGGAAAGTTGTGAATTGCTATTGCGATTGCTGTGAAAATTCCTGTTCTTCTTAGCTTTGAATTTCTTATTAGTGATGATTTTGTATCTGGTTTTAACTCTTGAAGCTGATTGTCGCTTTTTGGTTCGTGTGGATTTAAATCTTCTGGAATTACTTTATCTATGAAGGCTGTTAAAATTATTCCTATAAAAAAGCAAATTATTGTTAAAAATTCTCCTGTAATAGGATTTTCATAAAGATTGGTAAAAGATTCTCTTGATTTAACTAAAATCTCCATAAAAGATACATAAATCATAACTCCAGCTGAAAACCCCATACCAATTGATAAAATAAAGTAGTTATCTTTTTTTGAGAAAAATGCCAAAATAGCACCAATAGATGTAGCAAATCCTGCGAAAAAAGTTAGCATTGCAGCAAAAAGAAAGGTTTCAAGTGAGATGTCTTGCATAAATTACCTATGATTTATTTTTTAAAATTTGGATTATATCATATTTAAAATAGGTTATTTTTATATTTATTTATACCAATAATTATAATTTCATTTTTACTTTCATAAATTTTATAAGGGATTACATACCCCCATAAATATTAAATCTCTGATGTTATCATCACTAAAATATATTGATTTTCTACACTTAAAAGGCATATTTGCTAAGTTATCTATTTGATTATTTAAATTGTTTGGCTCTACCAAAACTATCTTTAGCAATAAACTCTAAAATAGATTGAAGTTTTAAAATATATTTTTCATCTCTGATTATTGTCATATTTTTGCTCTAATTTTTTCATAAAATCGTTCATCTCTTTTTGATATGCGTCTTGCGTAAAAAGTTTTGTTTTATTACTCTCAATATCTTCTAAACATTGGTTAAAATATAGTTTAGATTGCTCAAAATCATTATCTTTTATTTCAAGGTTTTTTATCATTCCATTTTTTAAGTTTTTAATAATAGTCATAAATGTTTCAAAATTTTTTTCATCTATTTGCAGTTGTATAGTTTTCATAAAAAATCCTTTTAAATTAAGTTGCTGATTATATCATATTTGATTTTTACACTTTAAGCTTATTGAAAATATCATCTACATTTAAAGAGTTCAAACTCATCTTTGAAAAGGCAAACCATTTTTTACCCAAATCTTTCAAACTAGCTCCCAAATGATAAATATCTTTTTTATCGATAATCAAAAATCTATCGTGGCTAGATTTAAAAGTTTTTAGAGAAATATTTTTATATTGTTTTGAATATTTTTCAAAATCTAGTTTTAGCTGTTTTGAAATTGTTGAAGTATAGATTGTGAAATTTATATTTGGATATTTAGAAAAAAGAGTAAAAACTGTATCATCAATATAGTTATCTATCAAAACTATTTCACTCTTTGCAAGTTTTATTAAATCATTTACAAAACTGTAAGAATCGTAAATTTGTCCATCAAAAAAGATGTTTTGATTAAATTCCAAAGAGTTGTTTTTTATTTTTGATTTTATAAATTGCATATCATTTTCAAGTGCAAAAAGCCTTTGTTCTGTAATTTTGTGATTATTTATCGCATATCCATTTTGAATATAGTTTTTTAACACAGATGTTGCCCATTGTCTGAATTTTATTGCTTTAACGGAGTTTGTTCTGTATCCAACAGATAAAACAATATCCAAATTATAATGCTCAATATTTCTTACAATATTTCTATTACCTTCTTTTTGAACTATTTCCAAAATGGAAACAGTTGAAAACTCATTTAACTCATTATCTTTATAAATATTTTTAATATGCTTTGAAATAGCAGGAATTTTTACTCCAAAAACTTCAGCTATTTGCTTTTGTGTTAGCCAAATTGTTTCACTATCAACCGAAACTTTAAGTTCTAGTTCACCATCATTGTAAACCACTAAATTTGATAAATCTTGCATTTTGTTTCCTCTTTCTTGAAGATTTTTTAAATCTTAGCAAAAGAGAGTAAAAAGAGAAAGGAATATTACAATTTGTAATTAAATTTGATTTTTATATTTTAAAGATTTTTGTAGTTAAAGTTTACTACAAAAAATACTAACAATTTTTTATCGCTTTCTTTTCAAGAAATAATCTGGTTTTTTTCTAAGATGCATTACAGCTAAGATAATTATTTCATCATTTTTTATATAATAAATCACACCAAATGGGAATCTATTTGTCAAGCTTCTTCTTAAATCATCAGTTAAAATTTGCCAAGCATTTGGGAAGTTTATTATCCTTTGTATAGTTTTATAAACTTCATTTGCAAACTCTAAACCTAAGCCGACTTTAAACTCTTCATAATAATCTATATAGCTATTTAACTCTATTTCTGCTTCAAAATGAAAAGAGTATTTCATTTATCAAACTTTTTAGCAATTTTTCTAAAAACTTCATCTCCATTTATAAGCTCTGTTTGATTTAATTCAATTTGATTTTTTCGCTCTTTTGCCTCTTTTATCCATAAATCAGTTATTGTTTTATCTGTTGGATTTAAGCTAGATAATATTTTATCAACAATTTTTGTTTTTATATCTATTGGTAAAAGTTCTACTTCATCTAATAGTTGTTTTTGATTTAATGCCAACATTTTAAATCCTTTTTTAAATTAAGTTGCTGATTATATCATATTTGATTTTTATATTTTAAGATTTTTCAAATAGCTATTTTCTAGCTTCAAATCCTTTTGTGTCGTTTGCTAAAAACTTTTCAAGATGATTCATTTTGTTTTTCTTTTTTATATTTTATAGATAATTTGTTTTTTTAATAAAATAAAATATTTATATAAAATGCCCATAAAATAGCTATTTTAATAAATTTGTTTTCTTTTATAAGCAAAATTTGTTTTTTATTTGCCAATAAAATAAACCCATTTAAAAGTTCAGTATTTTTTCAAGTATTAACTTTTGTTCAATAGTTTTTGCTTGAAAAATATCTATTTTAGTTTTTTGTTTTCTTTCTATTTCTTTGATAATTGGCTTTATAATATTAAATTCTTTAAATCTTAAACCAAAAGAAATAGAAACTATTTGTAATCCAATAATATTTTTTTGAAATGCTTCATTTTTATCAAATGTATAATTTATTTTTTCTTTTTCTCCATAATGTAACAATCTAACTTCTTGCTCATATTCCCAATCTTCAGATTTAATTCTCCAATAGTCCATAATACTTTTAAAAATATCTTTTTCTGGAATATTTGTATCTTTATATAAAACTTTTTCTTTTCCAATATAATTTGGAAGATATAAAAATTTATAACCTATACAAATACCTGTATGCTCTTTTGCATAATGCGACCACATCAACTTATTATCATTAATTTTAGATAAAGAACAAGTTTTAAATCTTTCTTTATTTATTTCTAAATTTTCAAATTGTTTTTCTAAAGATAAAGATGCTACATCAAAAGGGTCATTTAGTTTATTTGGACTAGCAAAATAAAGATAATTTTCGGTTAAACTAGATAATGAATTTATAGAAAAATTCTGATATTTATATAAGATTTGTTCAAAAAACATTAAAATAGTATCTCTTTGGTATGAATTATAAGAAATAAAATTTAACATACTTTCATCAAATAATTTATTTTTATCTTTAGAATTTATATCCATTTTTACTAAACTTAATTCAGCTTGTCCATTAAGATTTAAAAAATATTTTTTTGATAATTCAATAGATTTCTCATAACACTTTTTTGCTTCTGTAAAGTTTTTACTCTTAAAATATATATCTCCTAGAGATAAATGATAATTTGGATTTTCAGGTTCTTTTTCTAATCTATTTTTATAAATTTTAATTTCTTTATTTATAGAAATACTATCATCAAAAAAGACAAGTAATATAATTCTTTGTCTTCTGTTAGTTTAAAATTGAGTTTTTTAATTTCTTTATATAAAAATTTGTGTATTTTTATATATTTATTGTATATAAATTTTTTATATTGCTCTATCTTCTTTGAATATTTTTCTTTATACTCAATATTCAATTTTTCTCCATATTTTTCAAAGCTCTGATACTCAGAAAAATATTTATAATTTAAAGTAAAAAAACTACCTTTTAATTCAAAATTATTATCATTTAAAATATCTAAATAAATCTTTTCTAGCTTATCTATCACTAGATGATAATAAATTGAAATTAGTATTACATAAATGTCTTTTTTTAATTGCATAAAGTATTCTATTTTATTCAAAATATTTAATAATATTTTCAAGCTTTTTTCATATTCTTTTTCTATATATAATATTTTTGCTTCATAGAAATCAAATAATTCTTCATTTCCAAGATACTTTTTTATTTCAATCTTATCTCTTATTCTATCAAAAACTTTAAATTTAAAAAGTTTATCAAAATCATCTCCCACTCTTGAAGGATTAGATTTAAAATATGCTTCTATTGCTTTTTCTTTTTCTCCTATTTTTTCGTAGGCTTGTCCCAAAATAAAATAGTCT
Above is a genomic segment from Aliarcobacter cryaerophilus containing:
- the surE gene encoding 5'/3'-nucleotidase SurE; translated protein: MMKILLTNDDGYDAVGLKALIKALTPIAKVMVVAPAKNKSACGHSLTLDKPLRLISVDDEYYKIDDATPTDCIYLSLGHLFKNGYRPDLVISGINIGANMGEDITYSGTASAAMEAVIHGVPAIAISQVCKDMCRSIVVDWDFELACKVILDLIARIKNGSFPLAERKFLNVNIPPLKVKDCKGVKITKAGYREYGNDAHRHTNPRGEEYYWIGLHPLRWKPSLDSSCDFEAIKDGYVSISPIMLDMTSHSDIKNLENWLEK
- a CDS encoding YbeD family protein — encoded protein: MIDLSDKKLELNYPCSWEYKLVVLETCNIKKCVKEVIFEREHNLKPSKTSSKGKFKSYSLEMLVHNDDDRTEIFRLLGEHSDIKMVL
- the moaC gene encoding cyclic pyranopterin monophosphate synthase MoaC; protein product: MNLTHIDDNNRPKMVDVSGKNETHRIAVASGKITMSKEAYDAIIGNVVKKGPVLQTAVIAAIMGTKKTSELIPMCHPLLLSGINCDIEELPQTNSFKLFVTAKLNGQTGVEMEALTGVSVGLLTIYDMVKAIDKSMIISDIQLESKSGGKSGDFKR
- the rpsU gene encoding 30S ribosomal protein S21; protein product: MPGIKVRDNESFDEAYRRFKKQCDRNLIVTETRARRYFEPMTEIRKKQKISARKKMLKKLYMLRRYESRL
- the zupT gene encoding zinc transporter ZupT produces the protein MQDISLETFLFAAMLTFFAGFATSIGAILAFFSKKDNYFILSIGMGFSAGVMIYVSFMEILVKSRESFTNLYENPITGEFLTIICFFIGIILTAFIDKVIPEDLNPHEPKSDNQLQELKPDTKSSLIRNSKLRRTGIFTAIAIAIHNFPEGFATFVSALENPTVGITIAFAIAIHNIPEGMAVSLPIYHATGEKKKAFWYATLSGLAEPLGAVVGFFLLLPFMGDATLAIVFGIVAGIMVYISFDELLPASRVYGNAHTTIVGISLGMFVMAISLVLFKLI
- the rhuM gene encoding RhuM family protein, producing the protein MQDLSNLVVYNDGELELKVSVDSETIWLTQKQIAEVFGVKIPAISKHIKNIYKDNELNEFSTVSILEIVQKEGNRNIVRNIEHYNLDIVLSVGYRTNSVKAIKFRQWATSVLKNYIQNGYAINNHKITEQRLFALENDMQFIKSKIKNNSLEFNQNIFFDGQIYDSYSFVNDLIKLAKSEIVLIDNYIDDTVFTLFSKYPNINFTIYTSTISKQLKLDFEKYSKQYKNISLKTFKSSHDRFLIIDKKDIYHLGASLKDLGKKWFAFSKMSLNSLNVDDIFNKLKV
- a CDS encoding type II toxin-antitoxin system RelE/ParE family toxin; this encodes MKYSFHFEAEIELNSYIDYYEEFKVGLGLEFANEVYKTIQRIINFPNAWQILTDDLRRSLTNRFPFGVIYYIKNDEIIILAVMHLRKKPDYFLKRKR
- a CDS encoding addiction module protein, which encodes MLALNQKQLLDEVELLPIDIKTKIVDKILSSLNPTDKTITDLWIKEAKERKNQIELNQTELINGDEVFRKIAKKFDK
- a CDS encoding DUF2971 domain-containing protein → MDINSKDKNKLFDESMLNFISYNSYQRDTILMFFEQILYKYQNFSINSLSSLTENYLYFASPNKLNDPFDVASLSLEKQFENLEINKERFKTCSLSKINDNKLMWSHYAKEHTGICIGYKFLYLPNYIGKEKVLYKDTNIPEKDIFKSIMDYWRIKSEDWEYEQEVRLLHYGEKEKINYTFDKNEAFQKNIIGLQIVSISFGLRFKEFNIIKPIIKEIERKQKTKIDIFQAKTIEQKLILEKILNF